A genomic segment from Candidatus Glassbacteria bacterium encodes:
- a CDS encoding type II toxin-antitoxin system MqsA family antitoxin, with product MNCVICKQGETRDGKVTVTLERGETTVLIKDVPAQVCENCGEYYLAEQISAELLQTAENAVRKGAEVEIIRYVA from the coding sequence ATGAATTGCGTTATCTGCAAACAGGGTGAAACCAGGGATGGCAAGGTTACAGTTACACTGGAGCGCGGAGAGACTACCGTGCTGATTAAGGACGTCCCGGCCCAGGTCTGTGAAAACTGCGGTGAATACTATCTTGCCGAACAAATTTCCGCTGAACTCCTGCAAACCGCAGAAAACGCGGTTCGGAAGGGAGCGGAAGTAGAAATTATAAGGTATGTAGCTTGA
- a CDS encoding DUF4258 domain-containing protein gives MSYVFDNILFSGHALRRMFQRGVTKDRVIKAIKHGEVIAEYPEDTPYPSKLILGFVNKSPLHVVFAEDKETNTGIVVTAYVPDASLWGEDYKSRRGL, from the coding sequence ATGTCATATGTGTTTGATAACATTTTGTTTAGTGGGCATGCACTCAGACGAATGTTTCAGCGCGGTGTTACTAAGGATCGTGTTATAAAAGCAATTAAGCATGGTGAAGTAATAGCTGAATACCCGGAGGATACTCCTTATCCAAGCAAACTGATACTTGGATTTGTCAATAAATCACCGTTGCATGTAGTATTTGCAGAAGACAAAGAAACAAACACAGGTATTGTGGTAACAGCTTACGTTCCTGATGCCTCATTGTGGGGAGAAGACTATAAAAGCAGGAGAGGGCTATGA
- the ilvD gene encoding dihydroxy-acid dehydratase: MPGAEKKINRWSGKITQDVSFPASHAMLYGAGMRDEDMPKAQVAIASMGYEINPCNMHLNTFAKEIKESVNREGLKGWIFNTIGVSDGISMGTQGMKFSLPSRDIIADSIEDHVYAHYYDALVTIPGCDKNMPGSIIAMGRLDRPSIMVYGGTIRAGHWQGRDLDIISSFEAYGEWLAEKITEEELTQIKKHSCPGPGACGGMYTANTTASAIETLGMSLTFSSSYPADSKDKLAELQSIGRYMRHLLEEDLTPSRIMTMKAFENAIAVVMALGGSTNAVLHLIAMARSVGVDLTIDDFQRISDKTPYIANLKPSGKYLMEDLFRVGGVPAVQKLLLEHGYLHGDCITVTGKTIAENLAGVEPLTEGQTVICPLDKPIKATGHINILYGNLATEGSVAKITGKEGTRFVGKALVFDSEEDCIKALARERFPEGSVIVIRYEGPRGGPGMREMLKVTAAIVGVGLGDKVALITDGRFSGGTHGFVIGHICPEAAVGGVIGLLRDGDEITLDADKLELSVALSDEEIAGRRKGWQPKPTAFPRGALAKYARLVSSASTGCVTDEWED, from the coding sequence ATGCCGGGCGCAGAGAAGAAAATCAACCGCTGGAGCGGTAAAATAACCCAGGACGTGTCGTTTCCGGCCAGCCACGCCATGCTCTACGGCGCGGGGATGCGCGACGAGGACATGCCCAAGGCCCAGGTGGCGATTGCCAGCATGGGCTACGAGATAAACCCCTGCAACATGCACCTTAACACGTTCGCCAAGGAGATCAAGGAGTCGGTGAACCGCGAGGGGCTCAAGGGCTGGATTTTCAACACGATCGGAGTCAGCGACGGGATCTCGATGGGCACCCAGGGGATGAAATTCTCCCTGCCCTCGCGCGACATTATCGCCGACTCGATCGAGGACCATGTCTACGCCCACTACTACGATGCGCTGGTCACTATCCCGGGGTGCGACAAGAACATGCCCGGCAGCATTATCGCCATGGGCCGGCTCGACAGGCCATCGATCATGGTCTACGGCGGCACGATCCGCGCCGGCCACTGGCAGGGGCGCGACCTGGATATCATCTCCTCCTTCGAGGCCTACGGCGAGTGGCTGGCCGAGAAAATCACCGAGGAGGAACTGACCCAGATCAAGAAACACTCCTGCCCAGGTCCCGGCGCGTGCGGCGGGATGTACACGGCCAACACCACCGCCAGCGCGATCGAGACCCTGGGCATGAGCCTGACGTTCAGCAGCTCCTACCCGGCCGACAGCAAGGACAAGCTGGCCGAGCTGCAGAGTATCGGCCGCTACATGCGCCACCTGCTGGAGGAGGATCTCACTCCATCCAGGATCATGACCATGAAAGCTTTCGAGAACGCGATCGCGGTGGTGATGGCCCTGGGCGGAAGTACCAACGCCGTCCTGCACCTGATCGCGATGGCCCGCTCGGTGGGAGTGGACCTGACTATCGACGATTTCCAGCGGATCAGCGACAAGACCCCCTATATCGCCAACCTCAAGCCGAGCGGAAAATACCTGATGGAGGACCTGTTCCGCGTGGGCGGCGTGCCCGCCGTGCAGAAACTCCTGCTGGAACACGGCTACCTCCACGGCGACTGTATCACGGTCACCGGCAAGACTATCGCCGAGAACCTGGCCGGAGTCGAGCCGCTGACCGAGGGCCAGACCGTGATCTGCCCGCTCGATAAGCCGATCAAGGCCACCGGCCATATCAATATCCTCTACGGCAACCTGGCCACCGAGGGCTCGGTCGCCAAAATTACCGGCAAGGAAGGCACCCGGTTTGTCGGCAAGGCGCTGGTGTTCGACAGCGAGGAGGACTGTATCAAAGCGCTGGCCAGGGAAAGATTCCCGGAGGGCTCGGTGATCGTGATCCGCTACGAGGGCCCCAGGGGCGGCCCCGGCATGCGCGAGATGCTGAAAGTGACCGCGGCGATCGTGGGCGTGGGCCTGGGCGACAAGGTGGCGCTGATCACCGACGGCCGGTTCAGCGGCGGCACCCACGGGTTCGTGATCGGCCATATCTGCCCCGAGGCCGCGGTTGGGGGAGTGATCGGCCTGCTGCGCGACGGCGACGAGATCACGCTCGATGCGGACAAGCTGGAACTGAGCGTGGCCCTTTCCGATGAGGAAATCGCCGGGCGGCGCAAGGGCTGGCAGCCCAAACCGACCGCGTTTCCCAGGGGCGCCCTGGCCAAGTACGCCCGGCTGGTATCGAGCGCCAGCACCGGCTGCGTTACCGATGAGTGGGAGGACTAG
- a CDS encoding HAMP domain-containing protein → MFRQSSTSIRTKLIATFAALVLPLLALSGYLFHTTARESLDRELGHRLVAVAQATVTRFNPTILTGFRRGDQSGRTYGSYRASLLEIRDRTGLERIFVFDPDGRSIMDTRDGVEFGSEYARLSFQRAEMRSCLEGQATASVLFRSEDGRWYKSGFAPVFDDELRAVAVVATDASAGYLDVIRGLDRSIALFVLLGAVVAVGLGFLLARTISRPVDRLVRQAERIGRGRLELPLEDGDLGNRELQYLATAMERMRQRLAQREENQRMIVAGVAHEIRNPLGGVEMFASLARQELEQDSEAAGFIDRVNREVASLKRIIGDFLEFARPSQPQTEPVGLAEAAVKAAGLLEADFSRLNARIQLDIPDGFPPVSADPEHTGRVLLNLLTNALEALPETGGIVRVFAEPGQDNELLLHVEDNGCGMDRETIARVFNPFFTTRDDGMGLGLAIVKKTLEENGAAIEVRSEPGRGSTFTIYFQTAARGHDE, encoded by the coding sequence ATGTTCCGTCAATCGAGCACAAGTATCCGCACCAAACTGATAGCCACTTTCGCGGCGCTGGTACTGCCGCTGCTGGCTCTCAGCGGATATTTGTTCCATACCACCGCCCGCGAGAGCCTCGACCGCGAGCTCGGACACCGGCTGGTGGCTGTGGCCCAGGCCACTGTCACCAGGTTCAACCCGACTATCCTGACCGGGTTTCGCCGCGGCGACCAGAGCGGGCGGACCTACGGCAGTTACCGGGCCAGCCTGCTGGAAATCAGGGACCGGACCGGGCTGGAGCGCATTTTCGTGTTCGACCCCGACGGACGGAGTATCATGGACACCCGCGATGGTGTCGAATTCGGTTCCGAGTACGCCAGGCTGAGTTTTCAGCGCGCTGAAATGCGGTCCTGCCTGGAGGGACAGGCGACCGCCAGCGTGCTGTTCCGGAGCGAGGACGGACGGTGGTACAAGTCCGGGTTCGCGCCGGTGTTCGATGACGAGTTGCGAGCGGTCGCGGTGGTGGCTACCGACGCCAGTGCGGGTTACCTGGACGTGATCCGCGGCCTCGACCGCTCGATTGCGCTGTTCGTTCTGCTGGGAGCCGTGGTGGCGGTCGGACTGGGATTCCTGCTGGCCCGGACAATCAGCCGGCCGGTGGACCGGCTGGTGCGTCAGGCCGAGCGGATCGGGCGGGGCCGGCTGGAGCTTCCGCTGGAGGATGGCGACCTGGGCAACCGGGAATTGCAGTATCTGGCCACGGCGATGGAGCGGATGCGTCAGCGGCTGGCCCAGCGCGAAGAAAACCAGCGGATGATAGTGGCCGGGGTGGCCCACGAGATCCGTAACCCCCTGGGCGGAGTTGAGATGTTCGCTTCTCTGGCCCGTCAGGAACTGGAGCAGGACAGCGAGGCTGCCGGGTTTATCGACCGGGTGAACCGCGAGGTGGCCAGCCTGAAACGGATTATCGGCGATTTTCTGGAGTTCGCCCGGCCCTCCCAGCCCCAGACCGAGCCGGTCGGCCTGGCCGAGGCGGCTGTAAAAGCGGCCGGTCTGCTGGAGGCGGATTTCTCTCGCCTGAACGCACGAATACAATTGGATATCCCCGACGGTTTTCCGCCTGTCTCGGCCGATCCCGAACACACGGGCCGCGTCCTGCTCAACCTGCTGACCAACGCGCTGGAGGCACTGCCTGAGACCGGAGGCATCGTGCGGGTTTTCGCCGAGCCGGGCCAAGACAACGAACTGCTGCTCCATGTTGAAGACAACGGCTGCGGGATGGACCGGGAGACGATTGCCAGGGTATTCAATCCGTTTTTCACCACCCGCGACGACGGCATGGGGCTGGGCCTGGCGATCGTGAAAAAAACTCTGGAGGAAAACGGGGCGGCTATCGAGGTGCGAAGCGAACCGGGCCGGGGAAGTACGTTTACGATCTATTTCCAGACGGCGGCGCGTGGGCATGACGAATAA
- a CDS encoding rhomboid family intramembrane serine protease: MIPFKDNVPTRTTPVVTILFIAVNLAVFLYQTVVPLETNVALVYLLGVIPARVTDLPSWLFPGLHNPGVSMLSSMFMHGGWMHLGGNMLYLWIFGNNVEDAMGHLRFVAFYLLCGVAAAAAQVISAPASTAPMIGASGAVSGILGAYLILHPFARVKTLIIIIFFIRVIELPALIVLGVWFMFQIINSLSAPSSAAGVAWYAHIGGFLVGLALIRFFQSRRVPRRYARQ; the protein is encoded by the coding sequence ATGATTCCTTTCAAGGACAATGTCCCCACCAGGACAACTCCGGTCGTGACGATCCTGTTTATTGCGGTCAACCTCGCCGTCTTCCTCTACCAGACAGTGGTCCCGCTGGAGACCAATGTCGCTCTGGTGTACCTGCTGGGTGTAATCCCCGCGCGCGTCACCGACCTGCCGTCATGGTTGTTCCCCGGCCTGCACAACCCCGGCGTTTCAATGCTCAGCTCGATGTTCATGCACGGGGGCTGGATGCACCTGGGCGGCAACATGCTCTACCTCTGGATTTTCGGCAACAATGTGGAGGACGCGATGGGCCATTTACGGTTCGTCGCTTTCTATCTGCTCTGTGGAGTCGCGGCGGCGGCGGCCCAGGTTATCAGCGCTCCGGCGAGCACGGCGCCGATGATCGGGGCCAGCGGCGCGGTAAGCGGAATCCTTGGGGCGTACCTGATCCTGCACCCGTTCGCCCGGGTCAAGACCCTTATTATCATCATCTTCTTCATCCGCGTTATCGAACTGCCGGCCCTGATCGTGCTCGGCGTGTGGTTCATGTTCCAGATCATCAACAGCCTCTCCGCACCGTCCAGCGCGGCCGGTGTGGCCTGGTATGCCCATATCGGCGGCTTTCTGGTCGGCCTGGCCCTGATCCGGTTTTTCCAGAGCCGCAGGGTCCCGCGCCGCTATGCGCGCCAGTAG